CACTCAGGGCGCCGTGGCGACGGGGCTACTTGCATCGATCGGCATTCTCGTGCTGATGCTAATTACCGATCGCCGACTGGTTGAACTCGACATGGGCCACTGGCTGGCACTTGAGAAGCAGCACTTTCATTTCACCTTCAAGTTCGTGTTTGATCGGCTCTCCGTGCCATTCGTGATTCTCTCCTTCGCCCTCTGCGGCGTGACCGGCGCGTTCGCAAGCAAGTACCTACATCGCGAGCCGGGCTACGGGCGATTTTTCGTGCTATATGCGATGTTCCTGCTGGGGATGGTCGTCACCTCGCTGGCCGGGACGATCGAAACATTGTTCGCCGGGTGGGAACTCGTCGGCCTGTCGTCCGCGCTTCTCGTCGGCTTCTTCCACGAACGCTCGGCGCCGGTGCGAAACGGGCTGCGCGTTTGGACCGTCTATCGCGTGGCCGATGCGGCGTTCCTGTTGGCGACGCTCGCGCTCCACCATCTCGCTGGTGGCGGCGACTTCGGCGGATTGATGGGGAACAGCCCATGGCCCGCGGGGCATGCAGCGCTCACTACGAATCAGGCGTTGTTCGTCGGCCTGCTGCTGTTGGTCGCCGCGGCCGGCAAGAGCGCGCTCGTTCCGTTCTCAGGCTGGCTGCCGCGCGCAATGGAAGGGCCCACGCCGTCGAGCGCTATTTTCTACGGCGCCCTGTCGGTTCATCTCGGCGCCTTCTTGTTGCTGCGATTCGGCCCACTGCTCGAAGCATCGACGCTCCTGTGCGTCGTGGTCGTGGCGCTTGGGCTTGTTTCAGCAATTTTTGGAGCACTCGCCGCGCGAGTGCAAACCGACGTGAAAAGCGCCCTCGCCTTTGCCGCGCTCACTCAGGTAAGCATCATTTTCGTCGAAATCGGCTGCGGCCTCCGTTACATCGCGCTGATCCACATCATCGGCCATGCCTGCTTGCGAACGCTGCAACTCCTGCGGGCACCGACGCTGCTGCACGACTACCACGACCTCGAAAACGCCATCGGCGGCCATCTCCCGCAACAGGCGACGTTCTGGCAACGCATTGTGCCCGCGGCACTGCGTCGCCAGGCGTTCCGCTTGGCATTTGAACGCGGCTTCTTCGACACGCTGCTTGGCGACTACTGCGTTCGTCCGTTTCTCAGCTTCTTCCGACGGTGCGACGCCATGGAACGACGCTGGACGAATTTCCTGGCAGGCCAAACGTCGCGCAACGCCGCGCCCCTCCAAGCAACGGGAGACGTCGCCGACGACATACAGTGACTGAACTCCACCTTCCCTGGTTGCAACTGGCGATCGCGCT
This sequence is a window from Lacipirellula parvula. Protein-coding genes within it:
- a CDS encoding proton-conducting transporter membrane subunit, which encodes MNDEQLFQLLGTSVVACPTLLLTVLGVSSLVGRPLRERTASRLTQGAVATGLLASIGILVLMLITDRRLVELDMGHWLALEKQHFHFTFKFVFDRLSVPFVILSFALCGVTGAFASKYLHREPGYGRFFVLYAMFLLGMVVTSLAGTIETLFAGWELVGLSSALLVGFFHERSAPVRNGLRVWTVYRVADAAFLLATLALHHLAGGGDFGGLMGNSPWPAGHAALTTNQALFVGLLLLVAAAGKSALVPFSGWLPRAMEGPTPSSAIFYGALSVHLGAFLLLRFGPLLEASTLLCVVVVALGLVSAIFGALAARVQTDVKSALAFAALTQVSIIFVEIGCGLRYIALIHIIGHACLRTLQLLRAPTLLHDYHDLENAIGGHLPQQATFWQRIVPAALRRQAFRLAFERGFFDTLLGDYCVRPFLSFFRRCDAMERRWTNFLAGQTSRNAAPLQATGDVADDIQ